From the genome of Candidatus Binatia bacterium, one region includes:
- a CDS encoding DUF5752 family protein produces the protein MPTENGRKREPFRFCSSLNLTLLTDRRAADLHQLLGHLRVVSGSVIYFHTHHFLVQHQYVSPEPPNDFAFWVTHDLQEPRLGEELAAIDMVQFRTIRALRERIVATIERFVAGAAEHRVAPPEREFHFRESVSFVVPTGHVASSPAELATCIAQVGFGALMFHFFDARLRLERGANDFSEWLARECGETALAHAIARLDPYTYTLDGLRHQVVSLIRASLAKEGGQ, from the coding sequence ATGCCGACTGAAAACGGTCGTAAGCGGGAACCTTTCCGCTTCTGTTCGAGCTTGAATTTGACGTTGCTGACCGACCGTCGCGCCGCCGATCTGCACCAGCTTCTCGGGCACTTGCGCGTGGTGTCCGGCTCGGTCATCTACTTTCACACGCATCACTTCCTGGTGCAGCACCAATACGTATCGCCCGAGCCGCCGAACGATTTCGCCTTCTGGGTGACCCACGACCTCCAGGAGCCGCGTCTCGGGGAGGAACTGGCGGCCATCGACATGGTGCAGTTCCGCACGATCCGCGCCCTGCGCGAGAGGATCGTCGCGACGATCGAACGGTTTGTCGCCGGCGCGGCCGAGCACCGCGTGGCCCCGCCGGAGCGGGAGTTCCACTTCCGCGAATCGGTGTCTTTCGTCGTTCCGACCGGACACGTCGCCTCCAGTCCCGCGGAACTGGCGACCTGCATCGCGCAGGTAGGCTTCGGGGCGCTCATGTTCCATTTCTTCGATGCGCGCCTGCGTCTCGAACGCGGCGCCAACGACTTCTCGGAGTGGCTGGCGCGCGAGTGTGGGGAGACCGCGCTGGCGCACGCGATTGCCCGTCTCGATCCGTACACGTACACGTTGGACGGTCTGCGCCACCAGGTCGTCAGCCTGATTCGGGCAAGTCTGGCGAAGGAGGGCGGGCAATGA
- a CDS encoding trehalose-6-phosphate synthase, with protein sequence MTLTHIDDLDAAVEAPRFWTRERLVQIAERVLGRRPFIAVSNREPYIHRLDGDEVVCVRPVSGLVTAMEPVMRACGGTWVAHGSGNADRDTVDAHDHVAVPPEAARYTLRRVWLSKADEDDYYYGFANQALWPLCHVVYQRPVFDPSDWAAYVRVNEQFAAAVLEEAGDEEAIVLIQDYHFALLPGLLRRANPRLLIAQFWHVPWPNREAFRVCPWGAEILDGLLGNDLLGFHIRYHCHNFLDTVATATESLVDMETSAVTRGGRRTLVRPFPISVDLDALTEQATSPDTAARVERWRHQLGLTGQRVILGIDRIDYTKGIPERLRALDRLLAAHPEYQEKLTFVQIGAPSRSRIPVYQSLAAEIEALVEEINWKYAAGHWMPVVFKPESQQPADVVALYRLADVCVVTALHDGMNLVAKEYVASRADGDGVLVLSRFTGSAREFEQALCVNPFAVEEVVAALHQALGMDESERRTRMAALRDIVARNNVYRWAGKMVLEMGRIAAQRTLGTA encoded by the coding sequence ATGACGCTGACTCACATCGACGACCTGGACGCAGCCGTGGAAGCGCCGCGCTTCTGGACGCGGGAGCGATTGGTGCAGATTGCGGAGCGTGTCCTCGGCCGCCGCCCCTTCATTGCCGTTTCGAATCGCGAGCCGTACATCCATCGTCTCGATGGCGATGAGGTGGTCTGCGTGCGTCCGGTCAGCGGGCTGGTGACGGCGATGGAGCCCGTGATGCGCGCCTGCGGCGGCACCTGGGTGGCTCACGGCAGCGGCAATGCGGACCGCGACACCGTGGACGCTCACGATCACGTCGCCGTGCCGCCCGAGGCGGCGCGTTATACGTTGAGGCGGGTCTGGCTCAGCAAGGCCGACGAAGACGACTACTACTACGGGTTTGCGAATCAGGCGCTGTGGCCCCTGTGCCACGTGGTCTACCAGCGTCCGGTCTTCGACCCGAGCGACTGGGCGGCGTATGTTCGCGTGAACGAGCAATTCGCCGCTGCCGTGCTGGAGGAAGCCGGCGACGAAGAAGCGATCGTGCTGATTCAGGACTACCACTTCGCGCTGCTGCCCGGGTTGTTGCGGCGTGCCAACCCGCGCCTGCTGATCGCCCAGTTCTGGCACGTGCCGTGGCCGAATCGCGAGGCGTTTCGTGTCTGCCCCTGGGGGGCGGAGATCCTCGACGGCTTGCTCGGCAACGACCTGCTCGGCTTCCACATCCGTTACCACTGCCATAACTTCCTCGATACGGTGGCCACGGCGACGGAATCGTTGGTGGACATGGAGACCTCGGCGGTAACGCGCGGCGGGAGACGGACGCTGGTGCGTCCGTTTCCGATCAGTGTAGACCTCGACGCGTTGACCGAGCAGGCAACCTCGCCCGATACCGCGGCGCGAGTGGAACGTTGGCGGCACCAACTGGGTCTGACGGGACAGCGAGTTATCCTCGGGATCGACCGCATCGACTACACCAAGGGTATCCCCGAGCGATTGCGGGCGTTGGACCGGCTGCTGGCCGCCCATCCCGAGTACCAGGAGAAGCTTACCTTCGTGCAGATCGGCGCCCCGAGCCGCAGTCGCATCCCGGTTTACCAGTCGCTGGCGGCCGAGATCGAAGCGCTGGTGGAAGAGATCAACTGGAAGTACGCCGCCGGACATTGGATGCCGGTGGTGTTCAAGCCCGAGTCGCAGCAGCCCGCCGACGTTGTCGCGCTCTACCGGCTTGCCGACGTCTGTGTCGTGACGGCGCTGCACGACGGCATGAATCTGGTGGCCAAGGAGTACGTGGCCTCGCGCGCCGACGGCGACGGCGTGTTGGTGCTGAGCCGGTTCACGGGGTCGGCGCGCGAATTCGAGCAGGCTTTGTGCGTCAATCCCTTTGCCGTCGAGGAGGTCGTGGCGGCGCTGCATCAGGCCCTGGGTATGGACGAGAGCGAGCGCCGTACGCGCATGGCGGCGCTGCGCGATATTGTGGCACGCAACAACGTGTACCGCTGGGCCGGCAAGATGGTACTCGAAATGGGCCGCATTGCCGCCCAGAGAACCCTCGGGACGGCATGA